A stretch of Candidatus Vicinibacter affinis DNA encodes these proteins:
- a CDS encoding M1 family metallopeptidase, whose product MKYQFFILLLCLGCKEIQTAKIKDSTSRPDPHSFSRPDEARTVHLDLDIACDFELQQIIGVASYTISHQNAHRIIFDNLGLTIRKVEIEDEQGRKQQIGFTSPDSDTLLGSSIEVIIRPDTRKVHLHYSTSKDAMALQWLDSNFTSSHKFPFLFTQSQSIYARSWIPCQDGPGIRFSYTAKVRVPKGMMAVMSAENGQNVDSNGIYSFKMDKPVPAYLMALAVGDFKFLPLGKRTGVYAEAEIIHKAAYEFEDLEKMVESAEKLYGPYPWGRYDVIVLPTGFPFGGMENPRLTFLTPTVIAGDRSLTSLLAHELAHSWSGNLVTNATWEDFWLNEGFTTYFESRIMESMYGKPYADMLSLLGYQDLQKTIHEMGDTSHFTQLKLNLKDVDPEEALSDIAYEKGKLLLRFLEERLGRERWDPFLKSYFAAFQFQSNTTEGFLQFFDQAFPDISSELRDTVQKWVYEPGLISFKPTWDNGNFQSVENKLRIFLENNDPASLGTGSWSTHEWLHFIRMLPIDKSEGRIKALDAAFKLSASGNSEIAHAWLLYIVRSGMGPKYMKEIERFLGSVGRRKFLTPIYEALVDQGLGQQAREIFQRSKKIYHPLTISTQEKVLYPKI is encoded by the coding sequence ATGAAGTATCAATTTTTCATTTTGCTTTTGTGTTTGGGCTGCAAAGAGATACAAACGGCAAAAATCAAAGATTCCACATCCAGACCGGATCCACATAGTTTTTCCCGACCAGATGAAGCCAGGACTGTTCATTTGGATTTGGACATTGCGTGTGATTTTGAGTTGCAACAAATAATCGGGGTGGCCTCCTACACCATTTCACATCAAAATGCACACAGGATTATTTTTGATAATCTGGGGCTCACCATCAGGAAGGTGGAGATTGAAGATGAACAGGGCAGGAAGCAACAAATTGGATTTACAAGTCCGGATTCAGATACCTTGCTTGGAAGCTCCATTGAAGTCATCATAAGACCCGACACCAGAAAAGTACATCTGCATTATTCGACCAGCAAAGATGCCATGGCTCTTCAATGGCTTGATTCTAACTTTACTTCCTCACACAAGTTTCCATTCCTGTTTACGCAAAGCCAATCCATCTATGCGCGTAGCTGGATTCCGTGTCAGGATGGACCGGGTATCAGATTCAGCTATACTGCAAAGGTCAGAGTTCCCAAAGGAATGATGGCCGTAATGAGTGCAGAAAATGGCCAGAATGTTGACAGCAATGGAATCTATTCCTTTAAAATGGATAAGCCGGTGCCTGCCTATTTGATGGCCCTGGCTGTAGGGGATTTTAAATTTTTACCCTTAGGTAAGCGGACCGGCGTGTATGCAGAAGCAGAAATTATCCATAAAGCTGCCTATGAATTTGAAGATTTGGAGAAAATGGTCGAATCCGCAGAAAAACTGTACGGCCCATATCCCTGGGGCAGATACGACGTCATTGTATTGCCAACTGGATTTCCTTTTGGGGGTATGGAGAATCCTCGGCTTACTTTTTTGACTCCTACCGTCATAGCCGGAGACAGGTCCCTTACCTCTTTACTGGCACATGAGTTGGCGCATTCCTGGTCAGGAAATCTGGTGACAAATGCCACCTGGGAGGATTTTTGGTTGAATGAAGGTTTTACCACTTATTTTGAGAGCCGGATCATGGAATCCATGTATGGGAAGCCCTACGCCGATATGTTGAGTCTGCTTGGTTATCAGGATCTTCAAAAAACCATCCATGAAATGGGAGACACCAGTCATTTTACCCAACTTAAATTGAATCTCAAAGACGTAGATCCGGAAGAAGCTTTGAGTGACATTGCCTATGAGAAAGGCAAGTTGCTTTTGCGATTTTTGGAGGAGCGATTGGGACGTGAGCGATGGGATCCTTTTCTAAAATCTTATTTTGCAGCATTTCAATTTCAATCCAATACCACTGAGGGATTTCTACAGTTTTTTGACCAGGCTTTTCCTGACATTTCATCAGAATTAAGAGACACTGTTCAAAAATGGGTCTACGAGCCCGGTCTAATTTCTTTTAAACCGACCTGGGACAATGGAAATTTCCAGTCTGTTGAAAACAAGCTCCGCATTTTTTTAGAGAACAACGATCCTGCCAGTCTTGGTACCGGTAGTTGGTCCACACATGAGTGGTTGCATTTTATAAGGATGTTGCCGATAGATAAAAGTGAAGGCCGAATAAAAGCCTTGGACGCGGCTTTTAAGTTATCGGCTTCAGGTAATTCAGAGATTGCGCATGCCTGGTTGCTGTACATTGTTCGTTCCGGGATGGGGCCAAAGTATATGAAGGAGATAGAGCGATTTTTAGGTTCTGTAGGGCGAAGAAAATTCCTTACCCCGATCTATGAGGCTCTTGTTGATCAGGGTTTAGGGCAACAAGCCAGGGAAATTTTTCAACGATCCAAGAAAATTTACCATCCTTTGACCATCAGCACCCAGGAAAAGGTCCTGTACCCCAAAATTTAA
- a CDS encoding S46 family peptidase: protein MKKSFYSLLAVLVFSFNLSGQEDMSVPQRFDFGKMWTFENPPKDWFKEAYNFTPDDKWYDDVRKSSLRFASWCSASFVSPNGLIMTNHHCSRDVAPQLQKEGEDFDKNGFYAATQADERKAEGLFVEQMIMAADISDKVLKIMEKAKDDVERKIFQDSALAQVSREYQQMDGWKGLRLQTVTFYSGGKFSIYGYKRYNDIRLVMIPETDLGFFGGDPDNFTFPRYTLDCTFWRAYDENGNPVNSSANYFKFNVDGVKEGEPVFVIGNPGTTERYRTTKQLEYDRDYRYNLQYEMFTNRIKLLEKEYAVTPSVELKNEIFGLANSQKVFQGIYGGLKNPDLMARKKKMEDEIRKKTKLKGEDYWDELGKAVEGLKKHSAVVTLAGPGGMKGNIVNLLFALGKYEKTLDMPNNAAALDKIKQGIKELAKGMDSEKEREYFATYLMELQKYEHPENKFVEKILDGKTPEARAEKILKKTDFTDAEKIEKILSKDPAKFKKFDDPILDAARIIVPKYNDAVTAFQSSTPRRKSLEAKIANAVFGVKGTNLPPDATFTLRLSDGKVSSYKYNGTIAPYKTTFYGLYDRYYSYNEQAPYALPSKWQNPPVELLKTPMNFVSTNDIIGGNSGSPIVNRNKEAVGLIFDGNIESLPGSFIYDETSNRAVCVHAGGMVAALKYIYRAERLTNELLGK, encoded by the coding sequence ATGAAGAAAAGTTTTTATTCACTGCTAGCAGTCCTGGTATTCAGTTTTAACCTGAGTGGGCAGGAAGATATGTCTGTTCCACAACGATTTGATTTTGGAAAAATGTGGACTTTTGAGAACCCGCCGAAAGATTGGTTCAAAGAAGCGTATAATTTTACTCCGGATGACAAATGGTATGATGATGTGCGCAAGTCTTCCTTAAGATTTGCCAGCTGGTGTTCTGCATCTTTTGTTTCACCCAACGGCTTGATCATGACCAATCATCATTGTTCCCGAGATGTGGCTCCCCAACTCCAGAAAGAGGGAGAAGACTTTGATAAAAATGGTTTTTATGCTGCAACGCAGGCCGATGAGCGAAAAGCTGAAGGCTTGTTTGTTGAGCAGATGATCATGGCTGCAGACATTTCAGATAAAGTATTGAAAATAATGGAAAAGGCTAAAGATGATGTTGAGCGAAAAATTTTCCAGGACAGCGCCCTTGCGCAAGTAAGCCGGGAGTACCAGCAAATGGATGGCTGGAAAGGATTGAGACTTCAAACGGTAACTTTTTACAGTGGAGGTAAATTCAGTATCTATGGATATAAGAGATATAATGACATCCGGTTGGTGATGATTCCGGAGACGGATCTGGGTTTTTTTGGAGGCGATCCGGACAATTTTACTTTTCCAAGATATACCCTTGATTGTACCTTTTGGAGGGCTTATGATGAGAATGGGAACCCTGTGAATTCAAGTGCCAACTATTTTAAATTCAATGTAGATGGTGTAAAAGAAGGGGAGCCTGTCTTTGTGATTGGCAATCCGGGCACTACCGAACGATACAGAACTACCAAACAATTGGAATACGATAGAGATTACCGTTACAATCTGCAATACGAAATGTTTACCAATCGTATCAAGTTGCTTGAAAAGGAATATGCTGTTACGCCTAGTGTTGAACTAAAAAATGAAATTTTTGGTTTAGCAAACAGCCAAAAAGTTTTCCAGGGGATTTACGGCGGACTTAAAAATCCTGACTTAATGGCCAGGAAGAAAAAAATGGAAGATGAAATCAGGAAGAAAACAAAATTAAAAGGTGAAGATTATTGGGATGAACTGGGCAAGGCTGTAGAAGGATTGAAAAAACATTCTGCTGTAGTAACTCTTGCCGGACCCGGAGGGATGAAAGGCAACATCGTGAATCTACTTTTTGCCCTGGGCAAATATGAAAAGACTTTGGATATGCCAAATAATGCGGCTGCTTTGGATAAAATTAAACAAGGTATTAAGGAATTAGCCAAAGGAATGGATTCAGAAAAAGAAAGGGAATACTTTGCAACCTACCTGATGGAATTGCAGAAGTACGAGCATCCTGAAAATAAATTTGTAGAAAAAATTCTGGATGGTAAAACTCCGGAAGCCAGAGCGGAAAAGATTCTGAAGAAAACCGATTTTACGGATGCAGAAAAAATTGAAAAAATTCTGTCAAAAGATCCCGCAAAGTTTAAAAAGTTTGATGACCCGATTCTTGATGCAGCCAGAATTATTGTTCCTAAATACAATGATGCAGTCACTGCCTTTCAATCCAGTACCCCTCGGAGAAAATCATTGGAAGCTAAAATTGCAAATGCAGTTTTCGGAGTGAAAGGAACTAACCTTCCTCCTGATGCGACTTTTACCTTAAGGCTTTCTGATGGAAAGGTATCCAGTTACAAATACAATGGTACCATAGCGCCCTACAAAACCACCTTTTATGGATTATACGATCGCTATTATTCTTACAATGAGCAAGCACCATATGCCTTGCCATCTAAATGGCAAAATCCACCGGTGGAATTGTTAAAGACACCGATGAATTTTGTTTCTACCAATGACATCATAGGTGGCAATTCAGGATCTCCAATTGTCAACAGAAATAAAGAAGCAGTAGGATTGATATTCGATGGTAACATTGAATCTTTGCCTGGTAGTTTTATTTATGATGAAACATCCAACAGGGCTGTGTGTGTGCATGCAGGAGGGATGGTAGCAGCTTTGAAATATATTTACAGAGCCGAAAGACTCACCAACGAATTATTGGGGAAATAA
- a CDS encoding IS110 family transposase — protein sequence MLYELTGTDLAEIFGITETNAIEIISEVGLDMSKWPTVKHFTSWLNLAPNNKISGGKVLSSRIPKRKTTQVKYLEWRRLPYSVAKIG from the coding sequence ATGTTGTACGAACTAACGGGGACGGATTTAGCAGAAATTTTTGGGATTACGGAAACAAATGCTATAGAAATTATAAGCGAAGTCGGATTAGATATGAGTAAATGGCCAACGGTAAAACACTTTACATCATGGTTAAACTTAGCGCCGAATAATAAAATATCAGGAGGGAAAGTATTAAGTAGCCGGATTCCAAAAAGAAAAACCACGCAGGTCAAATATTTAGAATGGCGGCGTTTGCCATACAGCGTAGCAAAAATTGGTTAG
- a CDS encoding transposase — translation MEATGIYWVSLFLVLEDAGFDVVLVTAKHVKNVRGKKTDVSDADWIRQLHSCGLLSASFQPDKFTRKLRAYMRHRKI, via the coding sequence ATGGAGGCTACTGGTATTTACTGGGTAAGTTTATTTTTAGTATTAGAAGATGCGGGTTTTGATGTTGTATTAGTTACAGCTAAACATGTAAAAAATGTAAGAGGAAAGAAAACAGATGTTAGCGATGCTGATTGGATACGTCAATTACACAGTTGCGGATTATTATCTGCAAGTTTTCAACCCGATAAGTTTACTCGTAAATTAAGAGCATATATGCGTCATCGAAAAATTTAA
- a CDS encoding DNA alkylation repair protein, which translates to MSGQLFQDLKQSFLAAANPSRAKGMEAYMRHQFVYYGIASPVRKEIERKVFAHYATYNFSLVEEFVLNCWAEDQREWKYAALDYTQKFQNKLGLEVLPLFEELIGDQSWWDTVDCIAPNILGKMLLRHPTVFREKSLEWIESDNFWYQRAAIILQLFYRDKTDFTLMQRLILKRADSKEFFIQKASGWALRQYSKTNPRAVRKFITSNDLPSLTRREGLRLMDK; encoded by the coding sequence ATGAGTGGCCAATTATTTCAAGACCTCAAACAATCCTTCCTCGCTGCTGCAAACCCATCCAGAGCCAAAGGAATGGAGGCGTATATGCGACACCAGTTTGTTTATTACGGAATTGCCTCCCCTGTAAGGAAAGAAATTGAGCGAAAAGTATTTGCTCATTATGCGACGTACAATTTTTCCTTGGTGGAAGAATTTGTCCTGAATTGTTGGGCGGAAGACCAAAGAGAATGGAAGTACGCAGCCCTGGACTACACCCAAAAATTTCAAAATAAACTTGGATTAGAAGTTTTGCCACTTTTTGAAGAACTGATCGGGGATCAGTCCTGGTGGGATACTGTGGATTGTATAGCGCCCAACATCCTTGGCAAAATGTTGCTCAGGCATCCCACTGTGTTTCGTGAAAAATCTTTGGAATGGATTGAAAGCGATAATTTCTGGTATCAACGGGCAGCCATCATACTGCAATTGTTTTACAGAGACAAAACGGACTTTACTTTGATGCAGCGACTTATTCTAAAACGGGCGGACAGCAAAGAATTTTTTATACAAAAAGCCTCCGGCTGGGCCCTTCGGCAATATTCCAAAACCAATCCCCGGGCAGTCAGAAAATTTATTACATCCAATGATCTCCCATCGCTTACCAGAAGAGAAGGCCTGAGATTAATGGATAAATAA
- a CDS encoding transposase, with the protein MIYPNAAGIDISSKEHYVAVNPESTEKPIRAFGAFTEDLHALVVFLKECKVDTVAMEATGIYWVSLFLVLEDAGFDVVLVTAKHVKNVRGKKTDVSDADWIRQLHSCGLLSASFQPDKFTRKLRAYMRHRKI; encoded by the coding sequence ATTATTTATCCTAACGCGGCAGGTATAGATATATCAAGCAAAGAACATTATGTAGCAGTTAATCCTGAATCCACTGAAAAACCAATAAGAGCCTTTGGCGCCTTTACTGAAGACTTACACGCCCTAGTTGTGTTTTTAAAAGAATGCAAAGTAGATACAGTTGCTATGGAGGCTACTGGTATTTACTGGGTAAGTTTATTTTTAGTATTAGAAGATGCGGGTTTTGATGTTGTATTAGTTACAGCTAAACATGTAAAAAATGTAAGAGGAAAGAAAACAGATGTTAGCGATGCTGATTGGATACGTCAATTACACAGTTGCGGATTATTATCTGCAAGTTTTCAACCCGATAAGTTTACTCGTAAATTAAGAGCATATATGCGTCATCGAAAAATTTAA
- a CDS encoding gliding motility-associated C-terminal domain-containing protein, protein MHHIRLIVNDRFLCTDTMDFELFIFRDFSLFMPNAFTPNGDGLNEEFLPIGEIHSLDYFSLKIFDRWGGLLFESNDPNKGWNGKYNNSGKDIPPGAYVYELKYRQSRKEARIEKKMVTLIR, encoded by the coding sequence ATGCACCACATCAGGTTGATCGTTAACGATCGGTTTTTATGTACAGACACCATGGATTTCGAACTGTTTATTTTCAGAGACTTTTCCTTGTTTATGCCCAATGCATTTACACCCAATGGAGATGGACTAAACGAAGAGTTCTTACCCATTGGTGAAATTCATTCTTTAGATTATTTCTCCCTCAAAATTTTTGATCGCTGGGGAGGATTATTATTCGAATCCAATGATCCAAACAAAGGCTGGAACGGAAAATACAACAACTCGGGAAAAGATATTCCTCCTGGAGCTTATGTCTACGAACTTAAATACAGGCAGAGCAGAAAGGAAGCCAGGATAGAGAAAAAGATGGTGACCCTGATCAGATAA
- a CDS encoding metal-dependent transcriptional regulator: MSLTEENYLKAIYTLSEQSPDSSTSTNEVAQSIQFKPGTVTETIKRLSDKGLIAYEKYQPLKLTIIGKSLALQIIRKQRLWKTYLVRKMNFGWEEIGEMAEQLEHIRSEKLIDKIDELLGFPLFDPHGDPIPDRRGNMRGRCFISLDKAIPKKDYRITAVNDHSEKFIRYMDKLGISLGDHIEVVEVEEYDGSMSVIINGNRESLINKAVAENIFTTSEIHCCAFEKNYQNPPCLAH, encoded by the coding sequence TTGAGTCTAACCGAAGAAAACTATCTGAAGGCAATTTATACCCTCAGCGAACAGAGTCCGGATTCCAGCACCAGCACGAATGAAGTGGCCCAATCCATCCAGTTCAAACCGGGGACAGTCACAGAGACTATAAAAAGGCTCAGCGATAAGGGCCTTATTGCCTATGAAAAATACCAACCCCTGAAGTTGACCATCATAGGGAAGAGTCTGGCCCTGCAGATCATCAGGAAGCAAAGACTCTGGAAAACCTATCTGGTCCGAAAGATGAACTTTGGCTGGGAGGAGATCGGAGAAATGGCCGAACAACTCGAACACATCCGGTCTGAAAAACTCATTGACAAGATTGATGAATTGCTGGGTTTCCCCTTGTTTGATCCACACGGTGACCCCATTCCTGACCGTAGGGGCAACATGCGTGGCCGATGTTTTATTTCCTTGGATAAGGCAATACCTAAAAAGGATTACCGCATCACAGCTGTCAACGACCACAGCGAGAAATTCATCCGTTATATGGATAAACTCGGAATAAGTCTTGGAGATCATATAGAAGTGGTTGAAGTGGAAGAATACGATGGCTCCATGTCGGTCATCATCAATGGCAATCGGGAATCTCTGATCAACAAGGCCGTGGCAGAAAACATCTTTACCACCTCGGAAATCCATTGCTGTGCCTTTGAAAAAAATTACCAAAACCCGCCTTGCCTGGCACATTGA
- a CDS encoding peptidoglycan DD-metalloendopeptidase family protein, with protein sequence MLKSVFLAFIFITGYSGIASATTWSVGPGKLHKKPSAVAAFVKNGDTVLIDAGIYSQDVCLWRAHHLYLSGVGGKAHLKAEGKAYGQKAIWVIQGDSTIVENIEFSECSVPDKNGAGIRLEATHLVVRSCYFHDNEDGILAGDNVNSHVLIEYCEFARNGFGDGQSHNLYINHVKLLTFQFNNSHDSKVGHLLKSRAYKNIIRYNVLNTGTGDGSYEIDLPNGGSALILGNTIRQGPNSQNSTLISFGLEGLSNPGPHEMILSHNTLVNEKGSGNFVNLKDQTNKLVLLNNVFAGAGKPYNGLATNVLDQGNLMNISRNYFLFNNQALSDYHLTIQSPALNYSKIDFRNYPEWKPEWEYDLNHNVKSRKMEFWPDPGAFEFHELNLFENPIHGIYGKDFIIVHHVDQSVSDVKDLYCLDKTYDGHQGTDYALSGFEHMEKLVDVFSVDSGVVTALRDGLFDQETVADTAKKLGNYVVIQHGENWHSYYAHLKKNSLQVKPGDKVIPGQKIASVGCSGNCTDPHLHFELWYDSTQVVDPYDGPCGNQFDFWADPILYDSSFHVWKSGLIPGEAMLDSLRFKQFNLDKFKLNKDALVSYWNLQFGVRRGDVLSVEWLDQNGLEKFQYDYVADKNYWYQYFWTYMTTAGLGACDACRCRYFRNGQMVEEFVFSIKGSVAVSDPKEEFVFKVSGSRVLNQTDVLQKLKVLNLLGQTIFETEIEPGESLQLKHLSTGTYILTGAGGLNKFKALRVFIP encoded by the coding sequence ATGTTGAAATCTGTCTTTCTTGCATTTATTTTTATTACAGGATATTCTGGAATAGCATCTGCCACCACCTGGTCCGTAGGCCCCGGTAAACTTCATAAAAAACCAAGCGCCGTCGCTGCCTTCGTTAAAAATGGAGATACGGTATTGATCGATGCAGGTATTTACAGTCAGGACGTTTGTTTGTGGAGGGCTCATCATCTGTACTTGTCCGGAGTGGGAGGAAAAGCACATCTGAAGGCTGAAGGAAAAGCCTATGGACAAAAAGCCATTTGGGTGATACAGGGAGATTCCACCATAGTGGAGAACATCGAATTTTCTGAATGCAGTGTGCCGGATAAAAACGGTGCCGGCATTCGGCTGGAAGCCACCCATCTGGTGGTGCGCTCCTGCTATTTTCATGACAATGAAGATGGGATTCTTGCCGGAGACAATGTCAACAGCCATGTCTTGATAGAGTACTGTGAATTTGCCAGAAATGGTTTTGGCGATGGCCAATCTCATAACCTGTACATCAATCATGTCAAATTGCTCACCTTTCAATTCAACAACAGCCATGACAGCAAGGTAGGACATCTTCTAAAAAGCAGGGCCTATAAAAATATTATCCGTTACAATGTGTTAAACACTGGTACAGGTGACGGATCGTATGAAATTGATTTACCCAATGGCGGATCCGCACTCATTCTTGGAAATACCATACGTCAAGGGCCAAATAGTCAGAACAGTACTTTAATTTCATTTGGTCTCGAAGGTCTCAGCAACCCGGGACCCCATGAAATGATACTTTCCCATAATACCCTGGTCAATGAAAAAGGAAGCGGAAATTTTGTGAACCTGAAGGATCAAACCAACAAACTCGTGCTTCTCAACAATGTTTTTGCAGGTGCCGGCAAACCATACAATGGACTTGCGACAAATGTTCTAGATCAGGGAAATCTGATGAATATTTCCAGAAATTATTTTTTATTCAATAATCAGGCATTATCCGATTATCATTTGACGATTCAATCGCCGGCGCTCAATTATTCCAAAATTGATTTCCGCAATTATCCCGAATGGAAACCTGAATGGGAATATGATTTGAACCACAATGTCAAATCAAGAAAAATGGAATTTTGGCCCGACCCCGGAGCTTTTGAGTTTCACGAATTGAATCTTTTTGAAAATCCTATACACGGAATTTATGGTAAGGATTTCATCATTGTACATCATGTCGACCAGTCCGTGTCCGATGTCAAAGATTTGTACTGTCTGGATAAAACATATGATGGTCATCAGGGTACAGATTATGCTTTAAGTGGATTCGAGCATATGGAAAAATTGGTGGATGTTTTTTCAGTGGATTCTGGTGTGGTAACTGCTTTAAGGGATGGGTTATTTGATCAGGAAACAGTTGCGGACACCGCCAAAAAGCTGGGTAATTACGTGGTGATACAGCATGGAGAAAACTGGCACTCTTATTATGCACATCTCAAGAAAAATTCTTTGCAAGTGAAACCGGGGGACAAAGTAATCCCGGGACAAAAAATTGCATCGGTGGGTTGCAGTGGAAATTGTACCGACCCACATTTGCATTTCGAATTGTGGTACGACAGTACACAAGTGGTGGATCCTTATGATGGACCATGTGGAAATCAGTTTGATTTCTGGGCAGATCCTATTCTCTACGACAGCAGCTTTCATGTTTGGAAAAGTGGATTGATACCGGGTGAAGCAATGCTGGATTCTTTACGTTTCAAACAATTTAATCTGGACAAATTCAAATTGAATAAAGATGCATTGGTGAGTTATTGGAATTTGCAGTTTGGTGTACGAAGGGGGGATGTGCTGTCTGTGGAGTGGTTGGATCAGAATGGTCTAGAGAAATTTCAATATGATTATGTGGCGGATAAAAATTATTGGTATCAATATTTTTGGACCTACATGACTACGGCGGGATTGGGTGCGTGTGATGCTTGTCGTTGCAGATATTTCAGAAATGGTCAAATGGTGGAAGAGTTTGTTTTTTCAATCAAGGGTAGTGTAGCGGTCAGTGATCCAAAAGAAGAATTTGTATTTAAAGTATCCGGTTCAAGGGTTTTAAATCAAACCGATGTTTTGCAAAAATTAAAAGTGTTAAACCTGTTGGGTCAAACCATATTTGAAACTGAAATTGAACCCGGGGAAAGCTTGCAATTAAAGCACCTGTCGACCGGAACCTATATTTTGACCGGGGCCGGTGGGTTAAATAAATTCAAGGCGCTTCGGGTTTTTATTCCGTAG
- a CDS encoding class I SAM-dependent methyltransferase, whose product MASNKPPEYIHGFTAEEQVRLIYQNQVLSPMIYAHTDLSKCKRVLEIGCGVGAQMIEILKLYPGIHVTGLDISEIQIAKAKENLAASGFDEAQYDLWLGEPEAIPEPAKKFDAVILVWVLEHVPEPGKLLEACKKYLKTHARIHLTEVYNRSFDLYPSRPSIRNFWEKMNNFQSQCGGQGDIGLQLGNLLKDAGYRNIRTISCPLFFDKTKTQQRGRFMEYWTSLMKSCTENMIKQGMITREEWSQVEKDMLELSKNPDTIFYYSWIQASAVKLSPQNIL is encoded by the coding sequence ATGGCCAGCAACAAACCTCCTGAATACATTCACGGTTTTACAGCAGAAGAACAAGTCAGACTGATTTACCAGAATCAGGTGTTGAGTCCAATGATCTATGCCCACACAGATCTTTCAAAATGTAAACGGGTCTTGGAAATTGGTTGCGGGGTGGGTGCACAAATGATTGAAATCCTTAAGCTGTATCCGGGTATACATGTCACTGGCCTGGATATTTCTGAAATACAAATAGCAAAAGCAAAAGAAAATCTCGCTGCATCGGGGTTTGATGAGGCACAATATGACTTATGGCTCGGCGAACCGGAAGCCATTCCGGAACCTGCCAAGAAGTTTGATGCGGTGATACTTGTTTGGGTGTTGGAACATGTACCGGAACCCGGAAAATTACTGGAAGCCTGTAAAAAATACCTTAAAACCCATGCAAGAATCCATCTTACCGAGGTGTACAACCGTTCTTTTGACCTTTACCCTTCCAGACCCTCCATTCGGAATTTTTGGGAAAAAATGAATAATTTCCAAAGCCAATGCGGAGGTCAAGGCGACATAGGCCTACAATTGGGCAATTTATTAAAAGATGCGGGTTACCGCAACATCAGAACCATCTCATGCCCGCTGTTCTTTGACAAAACCAAAACCCAACAGCGCGGTAGATTCATGGAGTACTGGACTTCTCTGATGAAAAGTTGCACAGAGAATATGATCAAACAAGGAATGATCACACGCGAAGAATGGTCACAAGTAGAAAAAGACATGCTGGAGCTTTCAAAAAATCCGGACACCATCTTTTACTATTCCTGGATTCAGGCTTCTGCCGTAAAACTCTCCCCGCAAAACATTTTATAA
- a CDS encoding YceI family protein yields MKLFSILSLAALLVLNSAFIGDTVVKVDASKSKVTWLAKKVTGQHTGVIKVKSGNLKMNKGALSGGSFEIDMNSIECTDLQGEYAGKLVGHLKSDDFFSSSRFPVAKLDITKVGRSSAANTYLVDANLNIKGISQPISFEAVVNGTMATAKIMVDRTQFDIKYGSGSFFDNLGDKAIDNEFTLDVQLALAR; encoded by the coding sequence ATGAAATTATTCTCTATCCTAAGCCTAGCGGCATTACTCGTTTTGAATTCTGCCTTCATTGGAGACACGGTTGTTAAAGTGGATGCATCCAAAAGTAAAGTTACCTGGTTGGCTAAAAAAGTTACAGGACAACACACAGGAGTGATCAAAGTAAAATCCGGAAACCTTAAAATGAACAAAGGTGCATTATCCGGTGGAAGTTTTGAAATTGATATGAACTCTATAGAATGTACCGACCTTCAGGGAGAGTATGCAGGTAAATTAGTAGGCCATTTGAAATCCGATGATTTTTTTAGCTCAAGCAGATTTCCGGTTGCAAAATTGGACATCACTAAAGTTGGTCGATCCAGCGCAGCAAACACTTACCTGGTTGATGCAAATTTGAACATCAAAGGTATTTCTCAACCAATTAGTTTTGAAGCGGTGGTGAACGGAACAATGGCTACAGCTAAAATTATGGTAGACCGTACCCAATTTGACATTAAATATGGTTCAGGAAGTTTCTTTGACAACCTGGGCGATAAAGCAATTGATAACGAATTTACATTAGATGTGCAATTAGCACTAGCGAGATAA